From Trueperaceae bacterium, a single genomic window includes:
- a CDS encoding DedA family protein — protein sequence MTAFLDALKELMLAVVERLGYGGLAMLSLLENLVPPLPSEFVLPFAGFLVAEGRLSLPLVLLATTFGGFLGTTAFYWLGRRLGDAKVRAFIARFGRYVLLQEADYDEALAFFQKHDAVVVFWGRFVPGLRSLISLPAGVAAMPFGRFATYTLLGTVAWNAALLLAGWALGERWSVVLRTVDRFEVYLWVAAAASVIAWVAWRRSVHAQRRRGV from the coding sequence GTGACCGCCTTCTTGGACGCCCTCAAGGAACTCATGCTCGCGGTGGTCGAGCGCCTGGGCTACGGCGGTCTGGCCATGCTCTCCCTGCTCGAGAACCTCGTGCCTCCACTGCCGTCCGAGTTCGTCCTGCCGTTCGCCGGCTTCCTCGTGGCCGAGGGGCGCCTGTCGCTGCCGCTCGTGCTCCTGGCCACCACGTTCGGGGGGTTCCTCGGCACCACCGCCTTCTACTGGTTGGGTCGGCGGCTGGGTGACGCCAAGGTGCGCGCCTTCATCGCGAGGTTCGGGCGCTACGTGCTCCTTCAGGAGGCCGATTACGACGAGGCGCTCGCCTTCTTCCAGAAGCACGACGCGGTGGTGGTCTTCTGGGGTCGCTTCGTGCCGGGCCTCCGCAGCCTGATATCGCTGCCCGCGGGGGTGGCGGCCATGCCGTTCGGTCGCTTCGCCACCTACACGCTGCTGGGGACGGTGGCGTGGAACGCGGCGCTGCTGCTGGCCGGCTGGGCGTTGGGCGAGCGCTGGTCGGTCGTGCTCCGGACCGTCGACCGCTTCGAGGTCTACCTGTGGGTCGCCGCCGCGGCCTCGGTGATCGCGTGGGTCGCGTGGCGGCGCAGCGTGCACGCCCAACGCCGGCGCGGGGTGTAG
- a CDS encoding DinB family protein gives MSVLQRLIGLALRQLVRRKAQGLSLEAVVASLEEYGTNLDARIAHAPDTPANREVVNHWVGIERWSLRRVRVARGEPLVLDGYRAYREPEGATLPELNGAMRAAREATLALARDLQRTGFDHGLTIPHNHLGPLTVVEWFVYIDQHTRREAIRLRGKA, from the coding sequence GTGAGCGTGCTGCAACGCCTGATCGGCCTGGCGCTGCGCCAGCTCGTGCGCCGCAAGGCGCAGGGCCTGAGCCTGGAGGCGGTCGTCGCCAGCCTGGAGGAGTACGGCACCAACCTCGACGCGCGCATCGCGCACGCGCCCGACACGCCGGCCAACCGCGAGGTGGTGAACCACTGGGTGGGCATCGAGCGCTGGAGCCTGCGGCGCGTGCGCGTCGCGCGGGGCGAGCCGCTCGTCCTCGACGGCTACCGCGCCTACCGCGAGCCCGAAGGCGCCACGCTGCCGGAGCTGAACGGGGCCATGCGCGCCGCGCGCGAGGCCACGCTCGCCCTCGCCCGCGACCTGCAGCGCACCGGGTTCGACCACGGCCTGACGATCCCCCACAACCACCTCGGGCCGCTGACGGTGGTCGAGTGGTTCGTCTACATCGACCAGCACACGCGCCGCGAGGCGATCCGCTTGCGAGGGAAGGCCTGA
- a CDS encoding DegT/DnrJ/EryC1/StrS family aminotransferase has translation MRPDLWLLDPATTHLNHGSYGAVPRPVLDAQRRAAEAIERSPERFYRTDLEPAIDAVRRRAAEFLGVDQGGLVLVQNATEAVQVALNGVRLAPGAEVVYTDHAYPWVKAAVARACAERGAVPRCVELPDPAGLTSAEFTTALLAALAGALTERSALLVIDQITSASALKLPVEAVCAEFGGAVPVLVDGAHAPGLLDAPVPAGAAFWYGNLHKWAFAARTAAALVVAPEWRDRVQPLVASAGAARGYPGSFSYLGTQDPTAYLALPAALDFPSEHLGLTFAALARRNADVLALGLARLADRLGLRPPPATDLPLATVPLGWDGGDAEAWELGDRLRERGVEVAAVTMGGRLHLRLSVQAYVGLEAFDVLATELARLAPRDRASRRP, from the coding sequence TTGAGACCGGACCTCTGGCTCCTCGACCCGGCGACCACTCACCTCAACCACGGCTCGTACGGGGCCGTGCCCCGCCCCGTGCTCGACGCGCAGCGCCGGGCGGCGGAGGCCATCGAGCGCAGCCCGGAGCGCTTCTACCGGACCGACCTCGAGCCGGCCATCGACGCGGTGCGGCGCCGCGCCGCCGAGTTCCTCGGCGTGGACCAAGGCGGCCTCGTGCTCGTGCAGAACGCCACCGAGGCGGTGCAGGTGGCGCTGAACGGCGTGCGGCTCGCGCCCGGCGCGGAGGTGGTCTACACGGACCACGCCTACCCCTGGGTGAAGGCCGCGGTGGCGCGCGCCTGCGCCGAGCGCGGCGCCGTGCCGCGCTGCGTGGAGCTGCCCGACCCGGCGGGCCTCACGAGCGCGGAGTTCACGACCGCGCTCCTAGCGGCGCTCGCTGGGGCGCTCACCGAGCGCTCCGCCCTGCTGGTGATCGACCAGATCACGTCGGCGTCGGCGCTCAAGCTGCCGGTCGAGGCCGTCTGCGCCGAGTTCGGCGGCGCCGTGCCGGTGCTCGTCGACGGCGCCCACGCCCCGGGCCTGCTCGACGCTCCGGTGCCCGCCGGGGCGGCCTTCTGGTACGGCAACCTGCACAAGTGGGCGTTCGCGGCGCGGACCGCCGCCGCGCTCGTGGTCGCGCCCGAGTGGCGCGACCGGGTGCAACCGCTCGTCGCCAGCGCCGGCGCGGCCCGCGGCTACCCCGGCTCGTTCAGCTACCTGGGCACGCAGGACCCCACCGCGTACCTCGCCCTGCCGGCGGCGCTCGACTTCCCGAGCGAGCATCTCGGCCTGACCTTCGCGGCGCTCGCGCGGCGCAACGCCGACGTGCTCGCGCTCGGCCTGGCGCGGCTGGCGGACCGGCTCGGGCTGCGCCCGCCGCCCGCTACCGACCTGCCGCTCGCCACCGTTCCGTTGGGGTGGGACGGCGGCGACGCCGAGGCGTGGGAGTTGGGCGACCGTCTGCGCGAGCGCGGGGTCGAGGTGGCCGCAGTGACGATGGGTGGCCGCCTGCACCTGCGCCTCTCCGTGCAGGCGTACGTGGGACTGGAAGCGTTCGACGTCCTCGCCACCGAGCTGGCGCGCCTCGCGCCCCGGGACCGGGCATCACGGCGCCCGTGA
- a CDS encoding nitroreductase family protein, whose translation MTPKLNFITLAVRDVTAARAFYVDGLGWPPAFEVPGEILFVRLSPTLVLSFWRADEFEAEVGGPLARSGVAPVTLAYNVPTPALVNEVLATAKAAGATILMPATTRDWGGHSGYFTCPNGFAWEVAYNPGPLGVELMEAEKVEGVVGVIRSRRSVPQGLLAGGPELDHEEVVRAVESARWAPNHRRTEPWRFHLLDEPRLKRLAELWGEQLERTGSSPERAAVKRRAWEAAPGVVVVTCTSAADADETTRLEDYAATACAVQNMCLHLWSKGIATKWSTAAVQAHEGFWPLLGYAGPPADTRLVALLFYGLAREAPKAHRRLGVADVLVDFRAASGDGA comes from the coding sequence GTGACGCCCAAGCTCAACTTCATCACGCTGGCGGTGCGCGACGTGACCGCCGCCCGCGCCTTCTACGTGGACGGCCTGGGTTGGCCGCCGGCGTTCGAGGTGCCAGGCGAGATCCTGTTCGTGCGGCTCTCCCCCACGCTCGTCCTCTCCTTCTGGCGCGCCGACGAGTTCGAGGCGGAGGTGGGCGGGCCGCTGGCCCGCTCCGGCGTGGCGCCCGTGACGTTGGCCTACAACGTGCCGACGCCGGCACTAGTGAACGAGGTGCTCGCCACGGCGAAGGCTGCCGGCGCCACCATCCTCATGCCCGCCACCACCCGCGACTGGGGCGGTCACTCGGGCTACTTCACCTGCCCGAACGGCTTCGCGTGGGAGGTGGCTTACAACCCGGGGCCGCTCGGCGTGGAGCTCATGGAGGCCGAGAAGGTAGAGGGGGTCGTAGGCGTCATCCGGAGCCGCCGCAGTGTCCCGCAGGGGTTGCTCGCGGGCGGGCCGGAGCTCGACCACGAGGAGGTGGTGCGGGCCGTGGAGTCGGCGCGCTGGGCACCGAACCACCGGCGCACGGAACCGTGGCGCTTCCACCTCCTCGACGAGCCGCGCCTGAAGCGTCTGGCGGAGCTGTGGGGCGAGCAGCTCGAGCGCACCGGCTCTAGCCCGGAGCGTGCGGCCGTGAAGCGCCGCGCCTGGGAGGCGGCGCCAGGCGTGGTGGTAGTCACCTGCACCAGCGCCGCGGACGCAGACGAGACGACGCGCCTGGAGGACTACGCCGCCACCGCTTGTGCCGTGCAGAACATGTGCCTGCACCTCTGGTCGAAGGGGATAGCCACCAAGTGGTCGACGGCGGCCGTGCAGGCGCACGAGGGGTTCTGGCCGCTCCTCGGGTACGCCGGGCCGCCGGCGGACACGCGCCTGGTGGCGCTGCTCTTCTACGGCTTGGCGAGGGAGGCGCCGAAGGCGCACCGCCGGCTGGGCGTGGCGGACGTGCTGGTCGACTTCCGGGCGGCGAGCGGCGATGGCGCCTAG
- a CDS encoding glycoside hydrolase family 5 protein gives MNFGNALEAPNEGDWGVTLREEFAEAVAGAGFATVRLPVKWSAHAAATAPYALDPAFLARVDEVSGWLLDRGLNVILDFHHYDELFVDPQAHTERWLAIWRQLAEHYQNAPDPLLFELLNEPNGALDAATWNDLAARGLAAVRESNPTRRVVIGPANYNAIGSLADLSWPDDANLVVTVHFYHPFAFTHQGAEWATPVPPVGVPWTGERLGPRAGFADWSWGTERGYDRQLTLTFTGGWTGYYLHADQPVGGFDRLALATSRAVELLVSCSDGESSVAVTTRAGEVEEVPFPACGATGGATTGVVIQNGTPDAQPPFVLETLELRGAGGALPLLVSEAEAVGAWLDIVAAWAEAHGGPPVLIGEFGANRKADMASRVRWTRAVREAAEARGFAWAYWELAAEFAAYDAARGAWHEELLDALTGPPHAEPPP, from the coding sequence ATGAACTTCGGCAACGCTCTGGAGGCACCGAACGAGGGCGACTGGGGCGTCACGCTGCGCGAGGAGTTCGCGGAGGCCGTCGCCGGGGCGGGCTTCGCCACCGTGCGGCTGCCCGTCAAGTGGTCGGCCCACGCCGCCGCCACCGCGCCCTACGCGCTCGACCCCGCCTTCCTCGCCCGCGTCGACGAGGTGAGCGGGTGGCTACTGGACCGCGGCCTGAACGTGATCCTCGACTTCCACCACTACGACGAGCTGTTCGTCGACCCGCAAGCGCACACCGAGCGCTGGCTCGCCATCTGGCGCCAGCTGGCGGAGCACTACCAGAACGCGCCCGACCCGCTCCTGTTCGAGCTCCTCAACGAACCGAACGGCGCCCTCGATGCGGCCACCTGGAACGACCTCGCGGCTCGCGGCCTCGCCGCCGTGCGCGAGAGCAACCCCACGCGCCGCGTGGTGATCGGTCCCGCCAACTACAACGCCATCGGCTCTCTCGCCGACCTGAGCTGGCCGGATGACGCCAACCTGGTCGTCACCGTGCACTTCTATCACCCGTTCGCGTTCACCCACCAGGGCGCGGAGTGGGCCACGCCCGTGCCGCCCGTTGGCGTCCCGTGGACGGGCGAACGCCTCGGGCCGCGCGCGGGCTTCGCGGACTGGTCGTGGGGCACCGAGCGCGGCTACGACCGCCAACTGACCCTCACGTTCACGGGCGGTTGGACGGGCTACTACCTGCACGCAGACCAGCCCGTAGGAGGCTTCGACCGGCTCGCGCTCGCCACGTCGCGCGCCGTCGAACTGCTCGTCTCCTGCTCCGACGGGGAATCCTCGGTCGCGGTCACCACCCGCGCCGGCGAGGTGGAGGAGGTCCCGTTCCCCGCCTGCGGGGCCACTGGCGGAGCGACCACGGGCGTGGTGATCCAGAACGGCACGCCCGACGCGCAACCTCCGTTCGTCCTCGAGACGCTCGAGCTGCGCGGCGCGGGCGGCGCCCTGCCGCTGCTCGTGTCGGAAGCGGAGGCCGTCGGGGCGTGGCTCGACATCGTGGCCGCCTGGGCGGAGGCGCACGGTGGCCCGCCCGTCCTGATCGGCGAGTTCGGCGCCAACCGCAAGGCCGACATGGCGTCGCGCGTCCGCTGGACCCGCGCCGTGCGCGAGGCGGCCGAGGCCCGCGGCTTCGCGTGGGCCTACTGGGAACTGGCGGCCGAGTTCGCAGCCTACGACGCGGCCAGGGGCGCGTGGCACGAGGAGTTGCTCGACGCGCTCACGGGCCCGCCCCACGCGGAGCCGCCACCCTAG
- a CDS encoding MFS transporter, translating into MTMTSRAQAGALFGGVTVLVAGLAMRAPIISVAPILTKIQEAYGLGSVAASLLTSLPVLCFGALAFVAPWLGRRFGMERAIVFMLGLITAGMLVRAVWGPFGLFLGTVLLGSGIAVNNVLMPAAIKRHWTHAVGPLMSTWSVSMAVGPTLAALLTVPLYQALHSDVHLALVVWVVLPVAGLVLFQALRSRLPAADGGGPTPAAARGGLWREPLAWQVSGFLGLQSLLFYSFTGWLPTILAEGGLSDIEAGLGFSVFTIFNIVSSLVYPMIAVRSRRQGGLAAASGSMWLLGIGGLLLAPVSTAYVWAGLAGLGSGASFSLALTLLVLRTRDAATAARLSGMAQAVGYTLAATGPLMMGWAFEASGGWTVPLVVLLAVVPFMTAAGIASGRPVEIGPAS; encoded by the coding sequence ATGACCATGACGTCCAGGGCCCAGGCCGGCGCGCTCTTCGGTGGGGTGACGGTGCTGGTGGCGGGCCTGGCGATGCGGGCGCCGATCATCAGCGTGGCGCCGATCCTCACGAAGATCCAGGAGGCGTACGGGCTAGGCAGCGTGGCCGCGAGCCTCCTGACCAGCCTGCCGGTGCTGTGCTTCGGCGCCCTGGCGTTCGTGGCGCCCTGGCTGGGGCGGCGCTTCGGCATGGAGCGCGCCATCGTGTTCATGCTCGGGTTGATCACGGCGGGGATGCTCGTGAGGGCAGTGTGGGGCCCGTTCGGGCTGTTCCTAGGAACGGTGCTGCTGGGCTCGGGGATCGCCGTGAACAACGTGCTCATGCCCGCGGCCATCAAGCGTCACTGGACTCACGCCGTCGGGCCGCTCATGAGCACGTGGTCGGTGTCGATGGCGGTGGGCCCGACGCTGGCGGCACTGTTGACCGTGCCGCTCTACCAAGCACTACACAGCGACGTGCACCTCGCGCTCGTCGTCTGGGTCGTCTTGCCCGTGGCCGGTCTCGTGCTGTTCCAGGCGTTGCGGAGCCGCCTGCCGGCGGCTGACGGTGGCGGGCCCACTCCGGCAGCGGCGCGCGGCGGCCTGTGGCGCGAACCGCTGGCCTGGCAGGTTTCGGGCTTCCTGGGGTTGCAGTCGCTCCTCTTCTACTCTTTCACCGGTTGGTTGCCGACGATCCTGGCAGAGGGCGGGCTGTCCGACATCGAGGCCGGCCTGGGCTTCTCGGTCTTCACCATCTTCAACATCGTCAGTTCGCTCGTCTACCCGATGATCGCGGTGAGGTCGCGCCGGCAGGGCGGTCTCGCGGCGGCTTCCGGCAGCATGTGGTTGCTCGGCATAGGCGGGCTGCTGCTGGCGCCCGTCTCGACCGCCTACGTGTGGGCCGGCCTCGCGGGGTTGGGTAGCGGCGCCTCGTTCTCGCTGGCGCTGACGCTGCTGGTGCTGCGCACGCGCGACGCGGCCACGGCCGCGCGGCTCTCCGGGATGGCGCAGGCGGTGGGTTACACGCTGGCCGCGACCGGCCCGCTGATGATGGGCTGGGCGTTCGAGGCGAGCGGCGGCTGGACGGTGCCGCTCGTGGTGCTGCTGGCGGTGGTTCCCTTCATGACAGCCGCGGGGATCGCCAGCGGCCGCCCCGTGGAGATCGGTCCGGCTAGCTGA
- a CDS encoding M12 family metallopeptidase, which produces MRAQPKRTHFEPASFLAVAAVLLVLLITSCGPGGSGDLGQPEHGEPWGAGHTLEHVPGAQGEVKSLTLPGPDGAPFTLTYEVIGGLAVFQGDMLLGTAEELAALEDADGLEVQGTLLYPGICWTFLGATIRCEHYRWPDAVVPYAFANDWDDPGHAGDENAIMRAAIRGAMDEIERVSAIRFVPRTSQDDYLRFHSGEGCSSFIGRRGGKQDVELHFDCRNTFIVAHELLHALGFNHEQSRKDRDSHVRIEWDNIRPEEKHNFVIADHSFDVGPYDHESVMHYGDEDFCRRANGRCVGKTITTIPAGIPIGQLTKLSDGDIMALNLAYRGEPPTVSITSPVAGAEFPRGYGGVYAQAYVYDPEGKPVSLTWSSDVSGVVATGNMVVIDARRLAYGPHVLTAQAVDQQGNVARATVNMVVTNEPPSVEILRPAPGTFCANEPVEFQARAVDRNEVGYVLPGSAISWRVAGGATFATGGTVSRSFAATGPAEVVARATDERGAFAEASVTVDVSPCTDLPPTVSISAPSDNSMLVYDGFDETRGLWYKDLNLAGSASDPEDGGLGGAALVWTTDQTGLQDALLGTGTSVSARLYGDQCGGVLHTIRLTATDSNGNVRSDQVRVSVYTVC; this is translated from the coding sequence ATGAGAGCCCAACCGAAGCGGACCCACTTCGAGCCTGCGTCGTTCCTCGCGGTCGCCGCGGTCCTGCTCGTCCTGCTGATCACCTCGTGCGGCCCCGGCGGCTCCGGCGACTTGGGTCAACCCGAGCACGGCGAGCCGTGGGGCGCGGGTCACACCCTGGAGCACGTCCCCGGCGCGCAAGGCGAGGTCAAGTCGCTCACGCTGCCCGGCCCCGACGGCGCGCCGTTCACGCTCACCTACGAGGTGATAGGTGGGCTTGCCGTCTTCCAGGGCGACATGCTCCTGGGCACCGCCGAGGAACTCGCCGCCCTCGAGGACGCCGACGGCCTGGAGGTGCAGGGCACGCTCCTCTACCCGGGCATCTGCTGGACCTTCCTCGGCGCCACCATCCGCTGCGAGCACTACCGCTGGCCCGACGCCGTGGTGCCGTACGCGTTCGCGAACGACTGGGACGACCCCGGGCACGCCGGCGACGAGAACGCCATCATGCGCGCCGCCATCCGCGGCGCCATGGACGAGATCGAGCGCGTCAGCGCCATCCGGTTCGTGCCGCGGACGTCGCAGGACGACTACCTGCGCTTCCATAGCGGCGAGGGCTGCTCGTCCTTCATCGGTCGTCGCGGCGGGAAGCAGGACGTTGAACTCCACTTCGACTGCCGCAACACCTTCATCGTCGCCCACGAACTGCTTCACGCCCTGGGCTTCAACCACGAGCAGTCGCGCAAGGACCGCGACTCCCACGTGCGCATCGAGTGGGACAACATCAGGCCGGAGGAGAAGCACAACTTCGTCATCGCGGACCACTCGTTCGACGTCGGCCCGTACGATCACGAGTCCGTGATGCACTACGGCGACGAGGACTTCTGCCGCCGCGCGAACGGGCGCTGCGTGGGCAAGACCATCACCACCATCCCCGCCGGCATCCCCATCGGGCAACTCACCAAGCTGAGTGACGGCGACATCATGGCCCTGAACCTCGCCTACCGCGGCGAACCGCCGACCGTCAGCATCACCTCGCCGGTGGCGGGAGCCGAGTTCCCGCGGGGCTACGGCGGCGTCTACGCCCAGGCCTACGTGTACGACCCCGAGGGGAAGCCGGTCAGCCTCACGTGGTCGAGCGACGTCTCCGGGGTGGTCGCCACGGGGAACATGGTCGTGATCGACGCGCGCAGGCTCGCCTACGGGCCACACGTCCTCACCGCTCAGGCGGTCGACCAGCAGGGGAACGTGGCCAGGGCGACGGTCAACATGGTGGTGACCAACGAGCCGCCGTCCGTCGAGATCCTGCGCCCGGCGCCGGGCACGTTCTGCGCGAACGAACCCGTCGAGTTCCAGGCCAGGGCCGTCGACAGGAACGAGGTCGGTTACGTCCTGCCGGGCAGCGCAATCAGTTGGCGCGTGGCGGGCGGCGCCACGTTCGCGACCGGCGGGACCGTGTCGAGGTCGTTCGCCGCCACCGGCCCCGCCGAGGTCGTAGCGCGCGCCACGGACGAGCGGGGCGCCTTCGCCGAGGCGAGCGTGACGGTCGACGTCAGCCCCTGCACCGACCTGCCGCCGACGGTTAGCATCTCCGCGCCCTCAGACAACAGCATGCTCGTCTACGACGGGTTCGACGAGACCAGGGGGCTCTGGTACAAGGACCTGAACCTGGCGGGTTCGGCGAGCGATCCGGAGGACGGCGGGCTCGGCGGCGCCGCGCTGGTCTGGACGACGGACCAGACGGGCCTGCAGGACGCGCTCCTCGGCACGGGCACCTCAGTGTCGGCGCGCCTCTACGGCGACCAGTGCGGCGGCGTCCTGCACACCATCAGGCTCACCGCCACCGACTCGAACGGCAACGTCAGGTCGGATCAGGTGCGGGTGTCGGTGTACACGGTCTGCTAG